Part of the Petrotoga sp. 9PW.55.5.1 genome is shown below.
TTTAGCACTAACCCAATTATAATTAGTCAAGATTCCTGCTGGAGTCGCCAATATAGAAGCGTATTCTTCCCCTTGAGTAACTTGAGCAAAAAAAGCATTTTGTTTGGGACCGTGTACCATCCCAAAAATAGGCATTAAAACAGTTTTCTCTTCAGTTGCGAAATCATTTGGTCTACTTACTCTAAGGTCATTCACTTCATACAAGTGATCTATAGCATAATCTTTACCGTATATCCTTTTTTCAAAAGGGGACAAATATTTAAACGGCTCATCAAACCTTATTAATGCTCCAGGCCCATCGGGTATAAACATATATCCTTCAATTTCATCACCTCTTACAGTTCCTAAAAAAGGAAAAAAATATATTGCTGCTAACATATAGTCTCCTTCTTCACGGATACTTTCAGAATCTAAGTTAAATATTAGAGTTCCCTTTTCTAATTTCATACTAAAATCAAAACTTATTTTAAGCCTTTCAAATATTATTGAAAACAACACTTTATCTTCCAAAATTCTATAATCCCTCACAACGTCATTAGCCGCGATACTTGTTTTCCTTTCTATCCCTGCTTTATCAAAATAATCTATGCTAACCAAAGAATTTCCTATTCCCGACCAAGTAGTATTCATATCAGAAGGTTTTTCTGAGGGCAATCCCCCCCAAATATAATTATTATTTTTATTAACTATTCTTATAGATGCATTTTTATCTTTATAGTATATTTCAACATAATCATCCTCTAAAATCTTTTCATAACCGTTCAAGTCTAACTTATTAGTAACAAAATGAACTGAATTTTCGGGCTTGGTATATCTATTTGAGCCGATATTCGAGATTTCATTTTTTTCTAAAACAGTATCATCTTGAAATTCTAATTTATCAGAAATTTGAGGAAATATTAATCCAGATAAAATACACAAAAAAAACATTTCCATTAAAATCAATAATTTTCTATTCAATTCGATACACCGCCTCTTTGACTATTATGTAAAAGAAGTTGAATGTCTCGTTTCCTAACATATAAACAATAAAATAAGCTATTATAATTACAAACATCAAAAATAATGTAAGAAAGATATTTCCAATAACCTTACTTAATGAATAATTGTGTATTTCTTTTAAAGATAGAAAAATTAAAATCCCAAGCCAGCACCATATTCCTATATTTGCGAACTGTATTATAAAGCCTTCATTTAAAGTAAGGATATACGACAGTAATGTAACAACAGGCATAAATAAAACGAGTGGTGATAAAGAATATGCTGTTGTACAATAAACGTCTCTAAATTTCCCCTCACCATCACTTAAGGTACTAACCAAATAATTGGAAATTATCCATAATCCTACTGGTAAAAAGAATATCATAACCACATAGACATAGGAAACATCCCTGAAATTTTGAGTGCTGAAAATAAAACCTTTAAATAAATAATTAAATACAAAAGCAATAAAAGCTAACACGTAAACAACTGTTGCCGACATAATAGATACTTTTTTTTTGTGTTTAATATCATAAGAACTATCAATAGGGTGACGAATAAAATTTCCCATATATAAGATATCTGATAAAACATTTATTTTTCTAAAAGTATTAAAAAAATATTTGATATTATTTAAAAAATTATGCTTTTTATTAATTATCTTGATAAATTGCCAAGTTAGCCCTATTAAAACCAAAACAATTAAAATGAACCCTATATTATTGTTTAACCAATTATTTCTTATTTCCCAAAAAGCTTCTGAATAATCTATTCTATTGTTAGCTATTTTGAAATGTTCTGCAGCTTTTTCATAATTCTGACTTTGAAAATAAGCTTTACCCAAACCATTATGAGCCATTCTTGATCTACCAGTAAGCTTCAAAATTTCTTTCCAATAATCCATACTTTCCAAATATTGTCCTTTTTTATAGAACATAAGAGCTTGATGGGTCATATTGGTTAAAACAGTAGGGTAAAACATGTGAACAATTCCTCTTTCTTTATCTAAAACATAAACATTATCGTTCCCATCTACTGCAATAGACACAGGAACGGTTAAAAACCCATTACGTTCCGCACTGATTGCTCTACCACCAAAAGAATATATTAAATTCCCTTCAGAATCATACTCATATATCAAACCAGTATCAGTTAGAGCATATATTTGATTATAATTTCCAATAGTAATATCAACAAAATTCGGCTCACTAACCATATTATTAGCTTGTTTTAGAATATTATTACCAGAAATATTATGTTTCTTTATAGCATTTTGAGTTACTCCTTGTGTAATTGTATATATTAGTCCTTCATCGTCTATGGTAATATTGTAAAAAGTTTTAGGTATAATATTGAAAAGTTGCGCTTGCTGTTCTTCTGTAAACAAAATATTTAATAACACTTGTTCAAATGAAATTTCTGTTTTATTGGTACCAAAATAACCTAAAAATTCGCCATCTTCGGAAATTTGAATTATCCCATCGTAAGAACCCTCACTAACGATATATATATTTCCCATCTTATCACTAACAACTTTTTTAGGATTATAATTAGCTTTTTCACCAAAAATTATAGATTCTGGACGTTTATACCTTTTTATAAGTTCTCCTTCTTCCGAAAACATCAATACTTCTTTTAAACCATAATCCGCTACAAGTATTCTTCCTTTATCATCCACAAAAACTCCTGTAGGTAAACTCAAAAAATTTTTCCCAATATAGGAGATGTTATTAATATTTTCAAGATCTACTATTACTATTTGACTGTTACCACTTTCGGCTATATAGATCTTCTCATTTTTTATAAACATATCTTCAGGTGATTTTAAATTAATATGTTTAAAAAGTATATCACCTACAAGAT
Proteins encoded:
- a CDS encoding YIP1 family protein, encoding MKIKNIFHINLLKIMLVLLCLFFPYILFAEISNENATAYTYTLSEDGTWIRTQDAYLVGDILFKHINLKSPEDMFIKNEKIYIAESGNSQIVIVDLENINNISYIGKNFLSLPTGVFVDDKGRILVADYGLKEVLMFSEEGELIKRYKRPESIIFGEKANYNPKKVVSDKMGNIYIVSEGSYDGIIQISEDGEFLGYFGTNKTEISFEQVLLNILFTEEQQAQLFNIIPKTFYNITIDDEGLIYTITQGVTQNAIKKHNISGNNILKQANNMVSEPNFVDITIGNYNQIYALTDTGLIYEYDSEGNLIYSFGGRAISAERNGFLTVPVSIAVDGNDNVYVLDKERGIVHMFYPTVLTNMTHQALMFYKKGQYLESMDYWKEILKLTGRSRMAHNGLGKAYFQSQNYEKAAEHFKIANNRIDYSEAFWEIRNNWLNNNIGFILIVLVLIGLTWQFIKIINKKHNFLNNIKYFFNTFRKINVLSDILYMGNFIRHPIDSSYDIKHKKKVSIMSATVVYVLAFIAFVFNYLFKGFIFSTQNFRDVSYVYVVMIFFLPVGLWIISNYLVSTLSDGEGKFRDVYCTTAYSLSPLVLFMPVVTLLSYILTLNEGFIIQFANIGIWCWLGILIFLSLKEIHNYSLSKVIGNIFLTLFLMFVIIIAYFIVYMLGNETFNFFYIIVKEAVYRIE